From a region of the Pseudanabaena sp. ABRG5-3 genome:
- a CDS encoding zinc-dependent metalloprotease gives MKKVRFWIVICLSFLLILIFQPLLERLSPVAAQVPQITNVPAPNQGQPELQPFDEAIKDHEKLQGLFTLYRHLETGKVLAEIRPDQLDRNFLAVMTLESGLGERGIYRGIPLNDLMFNFRRLKNNLQFVIPNTNFRTQMGDPQERSLSQSFSDSILISLPIHSIHPKSKSLLIDIDPLILSDTLTNLNKTLSNRLGAPFMADPSKSYLSNAQTFPQNIEIESVFGFTGTTLPKSDFSLPDLTTVPDSNAFTLKVRYSFSQLPYQNAYRPRLADERVGYFVTAYQDLSKKSAKTPFVRYINRWHLEKQNPNEPISPPKQPITFWIENTVPLEYRRAVREGALMWNRAFEKIGFKDAIVVKQMPDRADWNPADIRYNTIRWFNSVDAFFAMGPSRVNPLTGQILDADIIIDSNLIRAIKQDYGNIAQQNHWQNMPFLSLLTGDSHLCSYGMNARRLQYDKLAILKKQAIAISTDSPVRNDNLFMSSASDLCYGMEAVAQFKLGAMSLSLFDNVLPSSDRMKEYINQFVREVTAHEVGHTLGLRHNFHGSGMLSPDELNNPEITRKRGLSASVMDYNGVNLAPQGAKQGEFFTSKVGAYDEWAIAYGYTPINAIVPSGELKELAKIASLAAKPELAYATDEDESAGLDPLTQAHDLSNDLVTYAQWQFDNARVMWNRIEKRYPGQGASFDDTKTAFNQVFRYYAANLYSLVPYVGGQAFNRYRSGDAIGRLPFEPLPVTKQREALAAIQKNLFAAEALTFSPNLLNKLAPSRWNHWGDSPDEFSLDYPIHRRILSLQTFVLSDLLSSDRLQRLRDTELKTNAGEALTLPELFENLQQGIWTEILAPTNDLTQISSLRRSLQRQHMNLLVNLALRNRFSMDKIDNFLDLVVGIRTINPPEDARTLAWYQLRQLRDRLANVLRDRSDKLDTYTKAHLEEASDRITKAIEAKLQAQ, from the coding sequence CCCGAACTTCAACCCTTTGATGAAGCTATCAAAGACCACGAAAAGTTACAAGGACTATTCACTCTTTACCGTCATCTAGAAACAGGTAAGGTCTTAGCAGAAATTAGACCCGATCAACTTGATCGCAATTTTTTGGCAGTAATGACCCTTGAATCAGGACTGGGCGAGCGCGGTATTTATCGTGGTATTCCTCTCAATGATTTGATGTTCAACTTTCGGCGACTGAAGAACAATTTACAATTTGTCATTCCTAATACCAACTTTCGTACACAAATGGGCGATCCACAGGAGCGATCGCTCAGCCAATCCTTTAGCGATTCCATTTTGATATCGCTACCGATCCATAGTATTCATCCTAAAAGCAAATCTCTATTAATTGATATCGATCCTCTAATCTTGAGTGATACTTTAACCAACTTAAATAAAACGCTATCTAATCGACTTGGTGCGCCTTTTATGGCAGATCCTAGCAAATCCTATCTCAGCAATGCTCAGACATTTCCTCAAAACATTGAAATAGAATCTGTATTTGGCTTTACAGGAACGACATTACCAAAATCAGACTTCAGCCTTCCCGACCTCACTACTGTACCTGATAGCAATGCCTTTACCCTCAAAGTTCGCTATAGCTTTTCGCAACTCCCCTATCAAAATGCCTATCGTCCTCGCCTTGCCGATGAGCGTGTTGGCTATTTTGTCACCGCCTACCAAGATCTATCCAAGAAATCTGCGAAAACGCCCTTTGTGCGCTATATCAATCGTTGGCATCTAGAAAAGCAAAATCCTAATGAGCCAATTTCTCCACCAAAACAGCCGATCACCTTTTGGATTGAGAATACAGTTCCCCTAGAATATCGGAGGGCCGTGAGAGAAGGCGCATTGATGTGGAATAGGGCCTTTGAAAAAATTGGATTTAAAGATGCGATCGTCGTCAAACAGATGCCCGATCGCGCTGATTGGAACCCTGCCGATATCCGCTATAACACGATTCGCTGGTTTAATTCTGTAGATGCCTTCTTTGCGATGGGTCCATCACGGGTAAATCCGCTCACGGGTCAAATTTTGGATGCCGATATTATCATCGATAGTAATTTGATTCGCGCAATCAAACAGGATTATGGCAATATTGCTCAACAAAATCATTGGCAAAATATGCCTTTTCTCTCGCTTTTAACGGGAGATTCCCATTTATGTAGTTATGGCATGAATGCTCGTCGGTTGCAGTATGACAAGCTTGCCATTCTCAAAAAACAGGCGATCGCCATATCTACAGATTCTCCAGTCCGCAATGACAATCTATTTATGTCTAGTGCCAGTGACCTATGCTATGGCATGGAGGCAGTGGCTCAGTTTAAATTAGGAGCAATGTCTCTATCCCTCTTTGATAATGTGTTGCCCAGTAGCGATCGCATGAAGGAATATATCAACCAATTTGTGCGTGAAGTAACTGCCCATGAAGTCGGTCATACCCTCGGTTTACGGCATAATTTTCATGGTAGTGGGATGCTCTCTCCCGATGAACTAAATAATCCTGAAATCACCCGCAAAAGAGGTTTGTCAGCCTCGGTCATGGACTACAATGGCGTAAACCTAGCCCCACAGGGAGCAAAGCAAGGTGAATTCTTTACGAGCAAAGTCGGAGCCTATGATGAATGGGCGATCGCCTATGGCTATACTCCCATCAATGCGATCGTGCCTTCGGGGGAACTGAAAGAATTAGCCAAAATTGCCAGTCTTGCTGCCAAGCCAGAACTCGCCTATGCCACTGATGAGGATGAATCTGCGGGACTCGATCCCCTTACCCAAGCCCACGATTTGAGCAATGATCTAGTTACCTATGCTCAGTGGCAGTTTGATAATGCGCGGGTGATGTGGAATCGCATCGAAAAACGCTACCCCGGACAAGGTGCGAGTTTTGATGATACAAAAACTGCGTTCAATCAAGTTTTTAGATATTACGCCGCTAATCTCTATTCACTAGTTCCCTATGTTGGTGGTCAAGCTTTTAATCGTTATCGCTCTGGTGATGCCATTGGGAGATTGCCCTTTGAACCACTGCCCGTGACTAAACAGAGAGAAGCACTGGCCGCTATTCAAAAAAATCTGTTTGCAGCAGAGGCCCTGACCTTTTCACCAAATTTACTCAATAAATTAGCTCCATCACGTTGGAATCATTGGGGCGATTCTCCCGATGAGTTTTCTCTCGATTATCCAATTCACCGCCGCATTTTATCCTTACAAACTTTTGTCTTAAGCGATTTACTCTCTTCAGATCGTTTGCAAAGATTGCGTGATACAGAACTCAAAACCAATGCTGGTGAGGCCCTCACCCTGCCTGAACTATTTGAGAATTTACAGCAAGGGATTTGGACAGAAATTCTTGCCCCCACGAATGATCTCACCCAAATCTCTAGTTTGCGCCGATCGCTTCAGCGTCAACATATGAATTTGTTGGTCAATCTGGCGTTACGCAATCGGTTCAGCATGGATAAGATCGATAACTTTTTAGATCTGGTCGTTGGTATCCGCACGATCAATCCACCCGAAGATGCTAGAACCCTAGCATGGTATCAACTCCGCCAACTGCGCGATCGCCTTGCCAATGTTTTACGCGATCGCAGTGACAAACTCGACACTTACACCAAAGCCCATCTCGAAGAGGCAAGTGATCGGATTACCAAAGCGATCGAGGCAAAATTACAAGCTCAATAA